Proteins from one Streptosporangium becharense genomic window:
- a CDS encoding lipopolysaccharide biosynthesis protein yields MASRTARLLLATVTGLLIARILQPEGRGTYAVIATAASMAMVLGHLSVERSQIALWADPARRRALASNSLVLGLVLGALTALAGVAMTVLGLLPTASPLMVLALLAVPFGVAAINLNGIALLRSQADVVNRGALAAAATQCLPLLVLIALGDLTVTGVVVCWTVSITVPFLLLLWALRPLSPRCELRLARRQLAIGGRYHAGRVAFHFLTTVDILLLDVLDSAAAAGIYTVAVTVLALTRIPADAIAQVALPRQACADTRDAERVTVRTLRLNLLVSSVLIGTLAAASPVLVPLVYGDSFTGSVVPLLVLAPGAVAFAMIRLVEQHLVRLERPIAMTAIAVGALAANVLLNLALIPRWGAAGASLASTVTYIPMAVLEIAWFARSAGMPMRAFLPRAGDVRLVAARLATLKARRRPGR; encoded by the coding sequence GTGGCGAGCCGGACGGCCCGGCTGCTGCTCGCGACGGTGACGGGCCTGCTGATCGCGCGCATCCTCCAGCCCGAGGGGCGGGGAACCTACGCGGTCATCGCGACCGCGGCGTCGATGGCCATGGTCCTGGGGCACCTCTCCGTCGAGAGGTCGCAGATCGCGCTGTGGGCGGACCCGGCTCGGCGTCGTGCCCTCGCCTCGAACAGCCTGGTGCTCGGTCTCGTCCTGGGTGCGCTGACCGCGCTGGCCGGGGTCGCGATGACGGTCCTCGGCCTCCTTCCCACCGCCTCCCCGCTGATGGTCCTGGCGCTGCTCGCCGTCCCGTTCGGCGTCGCGGCCATCAACCTCAACGGCATCGCGCTGCTGCGTTCGCAGGCGGACGTCGTCAACCGCGGCGCGCTGGCCGCCGCGGCGACCCAGTGCCTGCCCCTGCTGGTGCTCATCGCGCTCGGCGACCTCACGGTGACGGGCGTCGTGGTGTGCTGGACGGTCTCCATCACCGTCCCGTTCCTTCTCCTGCTGTGGGCGTTGCGTCCGCTGTCTCCGCGCTGCGAGCTCCGGCTCGCGCGCCGGCAGCTGGCCATCGGCGGCCGATACCACGCCGGACGGGTGGCCTTCCACTTCCTGACGACCGTCGACATCCTGCTCCTCGACGTCCTGGACTCCGCGGCGGCGGCCGGGATCTACACGGTCGCCGTCACGGTGCTGGCACTGACCCGCATCCCGGCCGACGCGATCGCGCAGGTCGCGCTCCCCCGCCAGGCCTGCGCCGACACGCGCGACGCGGAGCGGGTCACGGTCCGCACGCTCCGCCTCAACCTCCTCGTCTCCTCGGTCCTCATCGGAACGCTCGCCGCCGCCTCCCCCGTGCTGGTCCCGCTGGTCTACGGGGACTCCTTCACCGGCAGCGTCGTCCCCCTGCTGGTGCTGGCTCCGGGGGCGGTCGCGTTCGCCATGATCCGGCTGGTCGAGCAGCACCTGGTACGGCTTGAGCGGCCGATCGCCATGACCGCGATCGCGGTCGGCGCGCTGGCCGCGAACGTCCTGCTCAACCTGGCGCTGATCCCCCGCTGGGGTGCGGCGGGCGCCTCCCTGGCGTCCACCGTGACCTACATCCCGATGGCCGTCCTGGAGATCGCCTGGTTCGCCCGCTCGGCGGGGATGCCGATGCGGGCGTTCCTGCCGCGCGCCGGGGACGTGCGCCTGGTGGCGGCGCGGCTGGCGACTCTCAAGGCGCGGCGGCGGCCGGGGCGGTGA
- a CDS encoding glycosyltransferase translates to MVTRDPARVRRVAFLIGHLGMGGTQRQLSLLARTLRGRGVEVHVLLLSRGGPHEAELRAAGVEVHLLDFARRPSRLRTAAGNARAFARLVGLLRRLRPDVLHAFLREGYLLGVPAARLAGVPAVVAGRRNQSRLERRRRVLLPLDRTVTLLTDHVTVNAAALARDAHATDGVPDRKLSVIYNALPASAFDPAEPARIDTALPVVVCVARLSPEKGHRVLVEAAAGLLRRGRPCTFVLVGDGPERAALERLAGDSGADVRFAGARTDVGAFLARADVVVLASLSEGLSNAVMEAMAAGRPIVATSVGGTAELLEGRGVLVPASDPHALADGIARLLDDPGLAAALGDAASAWTRKNLGLDVMVDEHLTLYGRLVAARRSPRAEDRRAR, encoded by the coding sequence ATGGTGACGAGAGACCCCGCCCGGGTCCGGCGCGTCGCCTTTCTCATCGGGCACCTGGGGATGGGCGGCACCCAGCGGCAACTGTCCCTGCTCGCACGGACGCTGCGCGGCAGAGGTGTCGAGGTCCACGTGCTGCTCCTGTCGCGGGGCGGGCCGCACGAGGCGGAACTGCGCGCCGCCGGGGTCGAGGTCCACCTTCTCGACTTCGCCCGTCGGCCGTCGCGCCTGCGGACGGCGGCCGGGAACGCGCGCGCCTTCGCACGCCTCGTCGGCCTTTTGCGGCGCCTGCGGCCCGACGTGCTGCACGCCTTCCTGCGCGAGGGGTACCTGCTCGGTGTGCCCGCCGCCCGGCTGGCCGGGGTTCCGGCCGTGGTGGCGGGGCGGCGCAACCAGAGCCGGCTGGAACGGCGGCGCCGGGTGCTCCTGCCTCTGGACAGGACCGTGACCCTGCTCACCGACCACGTCACCGTCAACGCGGCGGCGCTGGCACGGGACGCCCACGCGACCGACGGCGTGCCGGACCGCAAGCTGAGCGTGATCTACAACGCCCTCCCCGCCTCGGCGTTCGACCCGGCCGAACCGGCGCGGATCGACACCGCACTCCCCGTGGTGGTGTGCGTCGCACGCCTGAGCCCGGAGAAGGGGCACCGCGTCCTCGTCGAGGCCGCCGCCGGCCTCCTCCGGAGGGGGCGGCCGTGCACGTTCGTGCTCGTCGGCGACGGCCCGGAACGCGCCGCTCTGGAGAGGCTGGCGGGCGACTCCGGGGCGGACGTCCGCTTCGCGGGTGCCCGGACCGACGTCGGGGCGTTCCTCGCCCGCGCGGACGTGGTGGTCCTGGCCTCCCTGTCCGAGGGACTGAGCAACGCGGTCATGGAGGCGATGGCCGCGGGCCGGCCCATCGTCGCCACCTCGGTCGGCGGCACCGCGGAACTCCTGGAGGGCCGCGGGGTGCTCGTCCCCGCCTCGGACCCGCACGCCCTGGCCGACGGGATCGCCCGGTTGCTGGACGATCCCGGCCTCGCCGCGGCCCTGGGGGACGCGGCGTCCGCCTGGACGCGGAAGAACCTCGGCCTGGACGTCATGGTCGACGAGCACCTCACCCTGTACGGCCGGCTCGTGGCGGCCCGCCGCTCCCCGCGCGCGGAGGACCGCCGTGCTCGGTAA
- a CDS encoding glycosyltransferase, whose product MIKTLDVGGAEVLLVERLLAAPPGAKRYTVVCMRSSTDGLVRRLRQAGIAVVDLTACPPALRLPSLVRVVRRLRPDVLNVHSPLPASLLRPVSRFWRPRPALVSTVHNVRYRVPTMLLDRSTAWLDARTVAVSPQVARAFTGRGTRGLATRIHGVDVARQRLLAAEPERIRREWNVPDSAFLIVHVANFRPQKNHALLVEAAARVVRDDPRAVFLLAGSGPLHDETARRVAALRSDAVRFLGSVPDAARLIASADLLVLSSSYEGLPVVVMEALAAGVPVVSTAVGGVPDLVEDGRNGLLTTPGDAGALAEGILRAMRPEVHERLRRGARDGADLVDIGRTAAWFDSLYDEICP is encoded by the coding sequence GTGATCAAGACGCTGGACGTCGGAGGCGCGGAGGTCCTGCTCGTCGAGCGGCTACTGGCCGCGCCTCCCGGAGCCAAGCGCTACACGGTCGTGTGCATGCGCTCGTCCACCGACGGGCTCGTGCGACGGCTGCGGCAGGCGGGCATAGCCGTCGTCGACCTCACCGCGTGCCCGCCCGCGCTCCGCCTCCCGTCGCTCGTGCGGGTCGTCAGGCGGCTCCGGCCCGACGTCCTCAACGTCCACTCCCCTCTCCCCGCGTCGTTGCTGCGGCCGGTGTCGCGGTTCTGGAGGCCCCGGCCCGCGCTGGTCTCCACCGTGCACAACGTGCGCTACCGGGTGCCCACGATGCTGCTCGACCGTTCCACCGCGTGGCTGGACGCCCGGACCGTGGCCGTGTCGCCGCAGGTCGCCCGCGCCTTCACCGGCCGGGGCACCCGCGGCCTGGCCACCCGGATCCACGGTGTCGACGTCGCGCGGCAGCGTCTGCTGGCCGCGGAGCCGGAGCGGATCAGGCGAGAATGGAACGTTCCCGACTCGGCCTTCCTCATCGTGCACGTGGCCAACTTCCGCCCGCAGAAGAACCACGCCCTGCTCGTCGAGGCGGCGGCCAGGGTGGTCCGCGACGACCCGCGCGCCGTGTTCCTGCTCGCCGGGTCCGGTCCCCTGCACGACGAGACGGCGCGCCGCGTCGCGGCCCTGCGGTCGGACGCCGTGCGCTTCCTCGGGAGCGTGCCGGACGCGGCACGCCTGATCGCCTCCGCCGACCTCCTGGTGCTCAGCTCCTCCTACGAGGGGTTGCCCGTCGTCGTCATGGAGGCGCTCGCCGCGGGCGTGCCGGTGGTGTCCACCGCCGTCGGCGGGGTGCCGGATCTGGTCGAGGACGGCCGGAACGGCCTGCTGACCACACCCGGCGACGCCGGCGCGCTCGCCGAGGGCATCCTGCGCGCGATGCGGCCCGAGGTCCATGAACGCCTGCGCCGGGGAGCCCGGGACGGGGCGGACCTGGTGGACATCGGCCGGACGGCGGCGTGGTTCGACAGCCTGTACGACGAGATCTGCCCGTAG
- a CDS encoding sulfotransferase family protein yields the protein MRSFLIGTGRCGSTLVYEVLARHPHVGFVSGLDNRWPLTPGPVRRNAGAIYRRVPPGLATRNGTRFGPSEAYAALSREVSPVITDPFRDLTAADATPWLAARLRRFFDRRAAGEQRHFTHKFTGWPRAAFLREVFPEARFVHIVRDGRAVANSLNQMPWWRGHLGPAGWRFGPLPDHYAQEWDDGGRCLAHLAGIGWKIMMDAYEVARAAVPDDHWLEVRYEDLLTNPRKHMDVILDFLGLAWTADFERDLARRTFSEGRAEAFRKDLTPGQLALLNRSLIGHLHRYGYGL from the coding sequence GTGCGCAGCTTTCTCATCGGAACCGGACGCTGTGGCTCGACGCTCGTCTACGAGGTGCTCGCCCGCCACCCGCACGTGGGGTTCGTCTCCGGCCTGGACAACCGCTGGCCGCTGACTCCGGGCCCGGTGCGCCGGAACGCCGGCGCGATCTACCGCCGGGTCCCGCCGGGTCTGGCGACGAGGAACGGCACGCGCTTCGGGCCCTCGGAGGCGTACGCGGCGCTCAGCCGCGAGGTCTCTCCCGTGATCACCGACCCCTTCCGGGACCTGACCGCCGCGGACGCCACCCCGTGGCTGGCGGCGCGGCTGAGGAGGTTCTTCGACAGGCGGGCGGCCGGGGAACAGCGGCACTTCACCCACAAGTTCACCGGCTGGCCGCGCGCGGCCTTCCTGCGCGAGGTCTTCCCCGAGGCCAGGTTCGTGCACATCGTGCGGGACGGGCGAGCGGTGGCCAACTCGCTGAACCAGATGCCCTGGTGGCGCGGGCACCTCGGACCGGCGGGCTGGCGGTTCGGCCCGCTGCCCGACCACTACGCGCAGGAATGGGACGACGGCGGGCGGTGCCTGGCGCACCTGGCCGGGATCGGCTGGAAGATCATGATGGACGCCTACGAGGTCGCGCGGGCGGCGGTCCCGGACGACCACTGGCTGGAGGTGCGCTACGAGGACCTGCTGACCAACCCGCGCAAGCACATGGACGTGATCCTGGACTTCCTCGGGCTCGCCTGGACCGCCGACTTCGAGCGTGACCTGGCCCGCCGGACGTTCTCCGAGGGACGCGCCGAGGCGTTCCGCAAGGACCTCACCCCCGGCCAGCTCGCGCTGCTGAACCGTTCCCTCATCGGTCACCTGCACAGGTACGGCTACGGCCTCTGA
- a CDS encoding class I SAM-dependent methyltransferase — MRGTGTLPPMSVSVVVRNSVRPGYLPVMARKALRRLRAGYGRETRAATAWAASRAEDLHAWGERVDEALWRESVEFARSLAASARPRVEELRASGVDLGGPAGIELLYLLTRVLRPATALETGVAAGWSTAAVLAAIRTNGSGRLHSSDFPFFRIPDPERYIGYVVPEELKEPWTLRTRGDRRNLEEILLPGTEVDLVHYDSDKSRQGREFFIRRTAPHLTCGHVFVMDDIQDDLVFREYAERQPHFRVFEYQGKYVGVTGPGLRLAEEAGGG, encoded by the coding sequence ATGAGAGGAACGGGCACACTGCCGCCCATGAGCGTCTCCGTCGTCGTCCGCAACAGCGTGCGGCCCGGCTACCTGCCGGTCATGGCGCGCAAGGCCCTGCGGCGGCTCCGCGCCGGGTACGGGCGGGAGACGAGGGCGGCCACCGCGTGGGCGGCGAGCCGGGCCGAGGACCTGCACGCGTGGGGGGAGCGCGTCGATGAGGCCCTGTGGCGGGAGAGCGTGGAGTTCGCGCGGTCGCTCGCCGCGTCGGCGCGGCCCCGAGTGGAGGAGCTCCGGGCGTCCGGCGTCGACCTGGGCGGCCCGGCCGGGATCGAGCTGCTGTACCTGCTGACGCGGGTCCTGCGGCCGGCGACCGCGCTGGAGACCGGCGTGGCCGCCGGCTGGTCCACCGCGGCCGTCCTCGCCGCGATACGGACGAACGGGAGCGGCCGCCTGCACTCCAGCGACTTCCCGTTCTTCCGCATCCCCGACCCCGAGCGGTACATCGGCTACGTCGTGCCCGAGGAGCTGAAGGAGCCGTGGACCCTGCGCACCAGGGGTGACCGGCGCAACCTGGAGGAGATCCTGCTCCCGGGGACCGAGGTGGACCTGGTCCACTACGACTCCGACAAGAGCCGCCAGGGCAGGGAGTTCTTCATCCGCAGGACGGCGCCGCACCTGACCTGCGGCCACGTCTTCGTCATGGACGACATCCAGGACGACCTGGTCTTCCGGGAGTACGCGGAGCGGCAGCCGCACTTCCGGGTCTTCGAGTACCAGGGCAAGTACGTCGGTGTCACCGGGCCGGGCCTCCGCCTGGCCGAGGAGGCGGGCGGCGGGTGA